In one Lolium rigidum isolate FL_2022 chromosome 3, APGP_CSIRO_Lrig_0.1, whole genome shotgun sequence genomic region, the following are encoded:
- the LOC124701669 gene encoding NADH dehydrogenase [ubiquinone] 1 alpha subcomplex subunit 13-B gives MTEALVRNKPGMASVKDMPLLQDGPPPGGFAPVRYARRIPTTGPSAWAIFLTTFGAFSWGMYQVGKGNKVRRALKEEKIAARSAILPMLQAEEDERFVKEWKKYLEEEARIMKNVPGWKVGESVYNSGKWMPPATGELRPEVW, from the exons ATGACGGAGGCGTTGGTGCGGAACAAGCCCGGGATGGCCAGCGTCAAGGACATGCCGCTGCTGCAGGACGGGCCGCCGCCGGGCGGGTTCGCGCCCGTGCGCTACGCGCGCCGCATCCCCACCACGGGGCCCAGCGCCTGGGCCATCTTCCTCACCACCTTCGGCGCCTTCTCATGGGGCATGTACCAGGTCGGGAAGGGGAACAAGGTCCGCCG TGCACTGAAGGAAGAGAAAATCGCTGCACGTAGTGCTATACTGCCAATGCTCCAAGCTGAAGAGGATGAAAG ATTTGTGAAGGAATGGAAGAAGTATCTTGAAGAGGAAGCGAGGATCATGAAAAATGTTCCTGGGTGGAAAGTTGGCGAAAGTGTGTACAATTCTGGGAAATGGATGCCTCCTGCAACCGGTGAGCTGCGTCCCGAGGTCTGGTAA
- the LOC124694904 gene encoding uncharacterized protein LOC124694904, whose amino-acid sequence MSAAHALQRGDGNFTSPLGFGRARSSSACRPSLLVRAAFACRAFRRAVRSSPAFRRSFRALHAPPLLAFFLDSSFEVVPIFPCPWRRCDPDLGAADFFGVRVSRQDDARATGWEILPGYDGYFPLKKVSRSTNWVVSHRPLTQALDLFLYKPGNSIDLEFYTLSSEDGQGPSRVVCVRHHFNRRAQVAVFSSNTMEWQIFPKNTLVLREGASSGTVMRGLIWWPNWMHQKIAVLDTSTFQFSLIDVPTPLMTQSDESSYKLGETKDEKLCFVDIKDDTLYSYFRTAGDGGVVERWILYKEFPLHTIVKIAIGGSMEQEGCPVDVEVVAVIDGFVYLTIFYCKDTQLRDLCLSLCLETSEISELFSDAREYHEEVHPYVMAWPPSLLQSKEVSETEFTGDSATHNDPMGTEKASSVLVAALQSLSQALAGDGGSNIEILTELHSFLLDSNKETVAELNAFLGPNGDGEGSLMSTIASLDAKLVTARDRILRISA is encoded by the exons ATGTCGGCGGCCCATGCTCTGCAGCGTGGAGATGGGAACTTCACGAGCCCGCTCGGGTTCGGTAGGGCCAG ATCTTCCTCCGCCTGCCGTCCCTCCCTCCTCGTTCGCGCCGCCTTCGCCTGCCGCGCCTTCCGCCGCGCCGTCCGCTCCTCCCCCGCCTTCCGCCGCAGCTTCCGCGCGCTCCATGCGCCGCCcctcctcgccttcttcctcgacTCCAGCTTTGAAGTGGTCCCGATCTTCCCCTGCCCCTGGCGCCGCTGCGACCCGGACCTCGGCGCCGCTGATTTCTTCGGCGTCCGCGTCTCACGCCAGGACGACGCCCGCGCCACCGGGTGGGAGATCCTTCCCGGCTACGACGGCTACTTCCCCCTAAAAAAGGTGAGCCGGAGCACTAATTGGGTAGTCTCCCACAGACCGCTAACGCAGGCTCTGGATCTGTTCCTCTATAAGCCGGGGAACAGCATTGACCTTGAGTTCTACACTCTCTCCTCAGAAGATGGCCAAGGCCCGTCCCGTGTGGTCTGTGTCCGTCACCACTTCAATCGGAGGGCGCAGGTCGCCGTCTTCTCATCGAACACCATGGAGTGGCAAATTTTCCCAAAGAACACATTGGTGTTGCGTGAAGGGGCCAGTTCCGGCACGGTGATGCGCGGGCTCATCTGGTGGCCAAACTGGATGCATCAGAAAATTGCGGTGCTCGACACCTCGACCTTTCAGTTCTCTCTAATCGATGTGCCCACGCCTTTGATGACGCAGTCGGATGAATCGTCGTACAAGCTTGGCGAGACCAAGGATGAGAAGCTCTGCTTCGTAGATATAAAGGATGACACGCTCTATTCTTATTTCCGGACAGCCGGCGATGGCGGTGTCGTCGAGAGGTGGATCTTGTACAAGGAGTTCCCGTTGCACACGATTGTTAAGATTGCCATTGGAGGCTCAATGGAGCAAGAGGGGTGTCCTGTTGATGTGGAGGTTGTGGCAGTCATCGATGGCTTTGTATACTTGACTATTTTCTACTGCAAGGACACACAACTTCGTGATTTGTGCCTATCCTTGTGTCTGGAAACATCGGAGATAAGCGAGCTCTTTAGTGATGCACGGGAGTATCATGAGGAGGTTCATCCCTATGTCATGGCATGGCCTCCCTCTTTGTTACAAAGCAAG GAGGTTTCAGAAACTGAATTCACTGGAGACAGTGCCACACACAATGATCCTATGGGCACAGAAAAAGCTTCCTCTGTGCTTGTCGCCGCACTGCAGTCACTCAGCCAAGCTCTGGCAGGTGATGGTGGCAGCAACATAGAAATATTGACGGAGTTACATTCCTTCTTGCTTGACAGTAACAAAGAAACAGTGGCAGAGTTAAATGCCTTCTTGGGTCCTAACGGGGATGGCGAGGGCTCTCTAATGAGCACAATTGCTAGTTTGGACGCAAAGTTGGTAACTGCAAGAGACCGTATCTTGAGGATAAGTGCATGA